AAGCTGGCCTTTATGGCCGATTTGCTGCCCAGCGCGGCCCACATTCCGCTGCCTTACGTGATGAGCTACGACGTGCGCCCGCTCCTCACCATGCCCGAAAAGGAAGCCGTGCTGCGCCGCGCCGCCGATGAAAACTGGGTGCTGCTGCTGGAGCACGACCCTACCCACGAAGCCTGCACCGTGCAGCACACCGACAAAGGCGTGCGCCTGGCCGAAACCCTGCGGCTGGCCGATTTGTAGCATCCGTATAGTTGCTGAAGGTCGGTTTTGCGTATCGGCAGCAGCGAGACGGACATCTTCGCCGCTTTCTTTTCATCAACAACGGAGAACGAAATGGCCCAACTGGGTTTGGCTTTGTCGGGAGGCGGGGCGCGTGGCATTGCGCATCTGGGCGTGCTGGCGGCGCTGGAAGAGCTGCAACTGCCGGTGGCGCAGCTGGCCGGCGTGAGCTCCGGGGCCATTGCCAGCGTGTTTTACGCCGCCGGTTTTCCGCCGCGGGAAATATTGCGGCTGCTACAGGAAACCAACGTGGTGCGGCTGACGCGGCCGGCCTTCAGCCGGTTTGGCCTGTTGAACCTCGATGCCGTGTCGCAGCTGCTGGCCCGGCACCTAGGCACCACGGCCAACTTCGAGGATTTGCGCCTGCCCATCACCCTGGTGGCCACCGATTTGATGGCGGGCGAGTCGGTGTATTTCAACTCGGGGCCCTTGCTGCCGCCGCTGCTGGCGTCGTCGGCCGTGCCGATAGTGTACCGGCCGGTGGAGTACCAGGGCCGGCAGCTGGTGGACGGCGGCCTGCTCAATAACCTGCCCGTGGAGCCGCTGCTGGGCCGGCCGGAGTTGCGCGTGGTGGGCGTCAACTGCAATCCCATCAACTCCGAAGCCCGCATTCCCAACTTTCGCCGGCTCATCGAGCGGACGCTGCACTTGGCCATCAACGCCAACACCACCAGCCGCAAAACCCAGTGTGAACTGCTGCTGGAGCCGCCCGAGCTGCGCCACTACCGCCCCCTGGGCTACAAGCGCGGCACCGAGCTGTTCGACATCGGCTACCGCTACACGCTGGCGCAGGCCGATGCGCTGGCGGAGTTGCTGCAGCAACCCTAGCCGCGGGCGTGGCGCAGCATTGTGGCCGGCTGCCCATCTTTGTACTTCAAAGCTTGGCGGCTCAGGCTATTTTTTGGGCCTGCTGCCATTTTTCACTTCTAAGTTGCCCCGCATGACCCCCCGCGAAAAATCCCCCTTCTGGTACACCATGGCCACGCTCGTTTTCAACGTGGCGGGCTGGCACTTGGGTGAGATTCACAACCCGGAAATCAAGAAGAGCATGATGATTGCGGCGCCCCACACCAGCAACTGGGACATCATTCTGGCCCGGGCAGCCTTCTACCTAATGGGCGTGCCCGTGCGCTTCACCGTGAAAAAGGAGTGGACCGACAACTGGGCCCTTGGCTGGCTGGTGAAGGCCATTGGCGGGCTGGCCGTGGACCGCAGCAAAAACAACAGCCTGGTCGACGGCATGGTGAAGCTGTTTGATGAGCGCGACGAGCTGGTTATCCTCATCACCCCGGAAGGCACGCGCGCCTACCAGCCGCGCTGGCGCAAGGGCTACTACTTCGCCGCCC
This DNA window, taken from Hymenobacter sp. 5317J-9, encodes the following:
- a CDS encoding patatin-like phospholipase family protein; the encoded protein is MAQLGLALSGGGARGIAHLGVLAALEELQLPVAQLAGVSSGAIASVFYAAGFPPREILRLLQETNVVRLTRPAFSRFGLLNLDAVSQLLARHLGTTANFEDLRLPITLVATDLMAGESVYFNSGPLLPPLLASSAVPIVYRPVEYQGRQLVDGGLLNNLPVEPLLGRPELRVVGVNCNPINSEARIPNFRRLIERTLHLAINANTTSRKTQCELLLEPPELRHYRPLGYKRGTELFDIGYRYTLAQADALAELLQQP
- a CDS encoding 1-acyl-sn-glycerol-3-phosphate acyltransferase, whose protein sequence is MATLVFNVAGWHLGEIHNPEIKKSMMIAAPHTSNWDIILARAAFYLMGVPVRFTVKKEWTDNWALGWLVKAIGGLAVDRSKNNSLVDGMVKLFDERDELVILITPEGTRAYQPRWRKGYYFAALGAHVPIRLGYLDYKKKEAGIGEAVWPTGDYEADEAKIKAFYRTITGRFPEKGVR